A stretch of the Lactuca sativa cultivar Salinas chromosome 9, Lsat_Salinas_v11, whole genome shotgun sequence genome encodes the following:
- the LOC111901650 gene encoding uncharacterized protein LOC111901650, with translation MKAAGKKRMEQLVELEEFMMQAYENAKIQKEKVKKWHDKKILKREFAEGQLVLLFNSRLKLFLGKLKSRWSGPFKITKVCLGGALELINEKDGERFLVNGQRVKHYFWRRKRGSGCASLEASWRMICSFFLS, from the coding sequence ATGAAGGCGGCTGGAAAGAAAAGAATGGAGCAGTtggtggaacttgaagagtttatgATGCAAGCGTATGAGAATGCCAAAATTCAAAAGGAAAAAGTTAAGAAATGGCATGACAAGAAGATCTTGAAAAGGGAATTTGCTGAAGGACAATTAGTTTTACTTTtcaattcaagattaaagttatTCCTAGGAAAGCTAAAGTCAAGATGGTCTGGCCCTTTTAAGATTACAAAGGTTTGTCTAGGAGGTGCATTGGAGCTAATAAATGAGAAGGATGGAGAAAGATTCCTGGTGAATGGTCAACGAGTGAAACATTATTTTTGGAGAAGAAAAAGAGGAAGTGGCTGTGCTTCACTTGAAGCCAGTTGGAGAATGATATGTTCATTTTTTTTGtcttag
- the LOC111901651 gene encoding uncharacterized protein LOC111901651 produces MEECSFVRVIDNLVHAEVAQLSKVTHDIEEIEEWKIKEDVRWFKKELDLKDRVTASTLPSIEKAPYLELKQLPTHLKYAYLRDDDTLPVIISSQLSSMQEKELIDVLKENEKAIGWTLADIKGISPAMCMHKINLEEGAKTSVEHQRRLNPLMKDVVKKKIIKWLDVGIIYPIADNEWISPVHCVPKKGGATVVENEKGEMITKRTVTGWRICIDYRKLNTAIRKDHFPLPFIDQMLDRLAVLQKCVQHNLVLNWEKCNFMVKEGIVLGHKVSEKGIEVDGDREFIFDSSCKRAFEELKIRLTSAPIIVAPNWDEPFEIMCDASDTTIGAVLGQRRGKFFHTIYYASTTLNGAQLNYTTTEKEFLAVVFSLEKFRSYLIGAKVIVYTGHAAIRYLMAKKDAKARLIRWILLLQEFDLEVREKKGVENVVADHLSRLESESIKYDQPVIQDSFPDERILRVSGEHPWYANIVNYLVGGVFPDGFSWHQKKKLMSDAKFYFWDEPYLFRRNADKMWRRCIPEMEQKQILEKCHNSEYGGHFQGEKTAIRVLH; encoded by the exons ATGGAAGAGTGCTCATTTGTACGAGTCATAGATAACTTGGTACATGCAGAAGTGGCTCAATTGAGTAAAGTGACTCATGATATTGAGGAAATTGAAGAATGGAAAATAAAGGAAGATGTGAGATGGTTCAAAAAGGAGTTGGACTTGAAGGATAGGGTAACTGCATCAACATTACCCTCTATTGAAAAAGCACCGTATTTGGAGCTGAAGCAGCTTCCAACACACTTGAAATATGCATATTTGAGAGATGATGATACATTGCCTGTAATTATCTCATCTCAGTTGTCTAGTATGCAGGAAAAAGAATTGATTGATGTTCTCAAGGAAAATGAGAAAGCGATTGGATGGACGTTGGCTGATATAAAAGGAATCAGTCCAGCGATGTGTATGCATAAGATAAATTTGGAGGAGGGAGCGAAAACATCTGTTGAGCACCAAAGGAGACTAAATCCGTTGATGAAGGATGTTGTGAAAAAGAAAATCATCAAATGGTTAGATGTTGGGATTATCTACCCGATTGCCGACAATGAGTGGATTAGTCCAGTGCATTGTGTTCCCAAGAAGGGTGGAGCAACAGTAGTCGAAAATGAGAAAGGGGAAATGATCACAAAGAGGACAGTGACAGGTTGGAGGATCTGTATagattatagaaagttgaataCCGCCATTAGGAAAGATCATTTCCCATTACCGTTCATTGATCAAATGTTGGATCGTCTTGCTG TGTTGCAAAAGTGTGTCCAACATAATCTTGTGCTAAATTGGGAAAAATGCAATTTTATGGTAAAAGAGGGTATTGTGTTGGGACACAAGGTTTCTGAAAAAGGAATAGAAGTTGATGGGG ATCGAGAGTTTATCTTTGACAGTTCATGCAAAAGAGCATTTGAGGAGTTAAAGATAAGACTTACTAGTGCACCTATCATTGTTGCACCTAATTGGGATGAGCCatttgagatcatgtgtgatgcaagtGATACAACCATTGGTGCAGTACTTGGGCAACGAAGAGGAAAGTTTTTCCACACGATTTACTATGCTAGCACCACCCTGAATGGTGCCCAATTGAATTACACAACCACTGAAAAAGAGTTTTTAGCTGTGGTATTCTCACTTGAAAAGTTTAGATCGTATCTTATTGGTGCAAAAGTGATTGTATACACGGGTCATGCGGCAATCAGATACTTGATGGCAAAAAAAGATGCCAAGGCAAGACTGATCAGGTGGATTTTGTTGTTGCAAGAGTTTGATCTAGAGGTGCGGGAGAAGAAAGGAGTTGAGAATGTGGTTGCAGATCACCTCTCAAGGTTAGAAAGTGAAAGTATAAAATATGATCAACCAGTGATTCAAGATAGCTTTCCAGATGAGAGGATTTTGAGAGTGAGTGGAGAACACCCATGGTATGCTAACATTGTGAATTACCTGGTAGGTGGTGTATTTCCTGATGGGTTTAGTTGGCATCAAAAGAAGAAGCTAATGTCTGATGCTAAATTCTATTTTTGGGATGAGCCGTATTTGTTTAGACGAAATGCTGATAAGATGTGGAGGAGGTGTATCCCAGAAATGGAACAAAAGCAAATTCTAGAAAAATGTCACAACTCAGAATATGGAGGTCACTTTCAAGGTGAAAAGACTGCAATACGTGTCCTTCATTAA
- the LOC111901652 gene encoding uncharacterized protein LOC111901652 gives MPNQQVRPQGGAFHHASGSNSKLAAPSSNQEMSPFEKAMMEFMIKKDQKTEARNVNDKRQCNAITLRLGKELAPKNHDLPVTDDEKHPVSVETHKKKQELKDDEKEYVEIEDITDEEYGQKKVNKEGPTSSSPSAGNQKKAQEKHARTSAAVAPTNLPFPPRQSKSKVDDGQFKKFLEILSQLHINIPFVEALKQMPTYAKFMKDVLTKKRVFGEFETIAVTKSCTSIIQNKLPVKKDDPGGFVLPCTIGKLDKIGLCDLGASINLMSLSIFQRLGIGEARPTTISLQLPDRSVVYPEGKIKDIVIKINNLFVPADFIILDYEADDDCGIILGRPVLATAGALIDVKKEKSH, from the exons ATGCCAAATCAGCAAGTGAGACCACAAGGAGGTGCATTCCACCATGCATCAGGAAGTAATTCGAAACTAGCAGCGCCTTCATCAAATCAAGAGATGTCACCTTTCGAGAAAGCAATGATGGAGTTTATGATCAAAAAAGATCAAAAGACCGAGGCAC GTAATGTCAATGATAAGAGGCAATGCAATGCCATCACACTTAGATTGGGAAAGGAGTTAGCTCCAAAGAATCATGACTTACCAGTCACCGATGATGAGAAACACCCGGTAAGTGTTGAGACTCATAAGAAGAAGCAAGAATTGAAAGATGATGAAAAAGAGTATGTCGAGATTGAGGACATAACTGATGAGGAGTACGGGCAGAAGAAAGTGAACAAGGAAGGTCCAACAAGTTCAAGTCCAAGTGCTGGAAATCAAAAGAAGGCCCAAGAAAAACATGCTCGAACTAGTGCGGCAGTTGCACCAACAAATTTGCCTTTCCCACCTAGGCAAAGTAAATCCAAAGTCGATGATGGGCAATTTAAAAAGTTTTTAGAGATCCTTTCTCAACTTCATATCAACATCCCTTTTGTTGAAGCCTTGAAACAAATGCCCACATATGCAAAGTTTATGAAGGATGTTCTTACAAAGAAAAGAGTTTTTGGAGAATTTGAGACTATTGCAGTGACAAAAAGTTGCACGTCAATAATCCAAAACAAATTGCCCGTGAAAAAGGATGATCCAGGTGGTTTCGTTCTACCATGTACAATTGGAAAGTTAGACAAGATAGGCTTATGTGATTTGGGAGCAAGCATAAATTTGATGTCTTTGTCTATTTTCCAAAGATTGGGAATTGGAGAAGCTAGGCCAACCACTATCTCACTCCAGCTGCCAGATCGATCAGTGGTATATCCAGAAGGTAAAATCAAGGATATTGTTATCAAAATCAACAATCTCTTTGTTCCTGCGGATTTTATCATTTTGGATTATGAAGCCGATGACGATTGTGGAATAATTTTGGGAAGGCCAGTTTTAGCTACAGCTGGAGCTTTGATTGATGTAAAAAAAGAGAAGTCACATTGA